Proteins from one Streptococcus mitis B6 genomic window:
- the infC gene encoding translation initiation factor IF-3: MKTIAKQDLFINDEIRVREVRLIGLEGEQLGIKPLSEAQALADNANVDLVLIQPQAKPPVAKIMDYGKFKFEYQKKQKEQRKKQSVVTVKEVRLSPTIDKGDFDTKLRNARKFLEKGNKVKVSIRFKGRMITHKEIGAKVLAEFAEATQDIAIIEQRAKMDGRQMFMQLAPATDKK, encoded by the coding sequence GTGAAAACCATAGCAAAGCAAGACTTATTCATCAATGATGAGATTCGTGTACGTGAAGTTCGCTTGATTGGTCTTGAAGGAGAACAGCTAGGCATCAAGCCACTCAGTGAAGCGCAAGCTTTGGCTGATAACGCTAATGTTGACCTAGTATTGATTCAACCCCAAGCCAAACCGCCTGTTGCAAAAATTATGGACTACGGTAAGTTCAAATTTGAGTACCAGAAGAAGCAAAAAGAACAACGTAAAAAACAAAGTGTTGTTACTGTGAAAGAAGTTCGTCTAAGTCCAACTATTGACAAGGGTGACTTTGATACAAAACTTCGCAATGCACGCAAATTCCTTGAAAAAGGAAATAAAGTTAAGGTATCTATTCGCTTTAAGGGTCGTATGATTACCCATAAAGAGATTGGTGCAAAAGTTTTAGCCGAGTTTGCTGAAGCAACTCAAGATATTGCCATCATCGAACAACGTGCTAAAATGGATGGACGTCAAATGTTCATGCAATTGGCGCCAGCGACTGACAAAAAATAA
- the rpmI gene encoding 50S ribosomal protein L35 has product MPKQKTHRASAKRFKRTGSGGLKRFRAYTSHRFHGKTKKQRRHLRKASMVHSGDYKRIKAMLTRLK; this is encoded by the coding sequence ATGCCAAAACAAAAAACACACCGCGCATCAGCTAAACGTTTCAAACGTACAGGTTCTGGTGGACTTAAACGTTTTCGTGCTTACACTTCTCACCGTTTCCACGGAAAAACTAAGAAACAACGTCGTCATCTTCGTAAAGCATCTATGGTGCATTCAGGAGATTACAAACGTATCAAAGCAATGCTTACTCGCTTGAAATAA
- the rplT gene encoding 50S ribosomal protein L20: MARVKGGVVSRKRRKRILKLAKGYYGAKHILFRTAKEQVMNSYYYAYRDRRQKKRDFRKLWITRINAAARMNGLSYSQLMHGLKLAEIEVNRKMLADLAVNDAAAFTALADAAKAKLGK, translated from the coding sequence ATGGCACGTGTTAAAGGTGGCGTTGTATCACGCAAACGTCGTAAACGTATTCTTAAATTAGCAAAAGGTTACTATGGAGCTAAACACATCTTGTTCCGTACTGCAAAAGAACAAGTAATGAACTCTTACTACTATGCATACCGTGACCGTCGTCAGAAAAAACGTGACTTCCGCAAACTGTGGATCACTCGTATCAACGCGGCAGCTCGTATGAACGGACTTTCATACTCACAATTGATGCATGGTTTGAAATTGGCTGAGATCGAAGTTAACCGTAAAATGCTTGCTGACTTGGCTGTTAACGATGCAGCAGCTTTCACAGCTCTTGCAGATGCAGCTAAAGCAAAACTTGGTAAATAA
- a CDS encoding VOC family protein: MASKMLHTCLRVENLEKSIAFYQDAFGFKELRRRDFPDHAFTIVYLGLEGDDYELELTYNYDHGPYVVGDGFAHIALSTPDLEALHQEHSAKGYEVTEPNGLPGTAPNYYFVKDPDGYKVEVIREK; this comes from the coding sequence ATGGCTTCAAAAATGCTACATACTTGCTTGCGAGTAGAAAATCTTGAAAAATCAATTGCATTTTATCAAGATGCTTTTGGATTTAAAGAATTGCGTCGCAGAGATTTTCCAGACCATGCCTTCACGATTGTCTATCTAGGTCTTGAGGGTGATGACTATGAGTTGGAGTTGACTTATAACTACGATCACGGTCCGTATGTGGTTGGAGATGGCTTTGCCCATATCGCCCTCAGTACACCTGATCTTGAGGCACTTCATCAAGAGCATAGTGCAAAAGGATATGAAGTGACTGAGCCAAATGGTCTACCAGGAACTGCACCTAACTATTACTTTGTCAAAGACCCTGATGGCTACAAGGTTGAAGTCATTCGTGAAAAATAA
- a CDS encoding IS30-like element ISSmi1 family transposase, with translation MTKKQKHLTLEDRIDIQTGISQQETFRSIAEKMGKDPSTISKEIKRNRIMHPTSVKSDCTDCPLLKKAPYVCNNCPKKRTDCGFNRYLYYAKKAQEQYETMLRESRQGIPLNKESFYQMDKVLTQGIQKKQSIYHIIQTHNLPVSKATVYRHAKLGYLTAKPIDFPRMVTFKERRKSRKVAIPKELKIGRTYQDFQELRETDDFFKWLEMDTVIGRPGGKLLLTFNVSFCNFLFALLLNNKTALEVATKFAALKERVMDGGCAFHQLFPVILTDNGSEFAYVEELERDIDGKSHLYFCDPSRPDQKGRIEKNHTVLRAILPKGTSFDQLTQKDVNLVISHVNSLKREEFQGKSAYDIFTFTFGEDIAALLGCQFVKPEDTHLSPDLLK, from the coding sequence ATGACGAAAAAACAAAAACATCTCACTCTAGAAGACCGTATTGACATCCAAACTGGAATCAGCCAACAGGAGACTTTCCGTTCCATCGCTGAGAAGATGGGGAAAGACCCGTCAACGATTTCAAAGGAAATCAAGCGCAATCGCATCATGCATCCAACATCCGTCAAATCTGATTGCACGGATTGCCCTCTTCTCAAAAAAGCTCCTTATGTCTGTAACAACTGTCCAAAAAAGAGGACGGATTGTGGGTTTAACCGCTATCTTTACTACGCGAAAAAGGCACAGGAGCAGTACGAGACTATGTTGAGGGAATCCAGACAGGGAATTCCCCTAAACAAGGAAAGTTTTTATCAGATGGACAAGGTCTTAACCCAAGGCATCCAGAAGAAACAAAGCATCTACCATATCATTCAGACACATAACCTACCTGTGTCGAAAGCTACGGTGTATCGGCATGCCAAGCTGGGCTATCTGACAGCCAAGCCCATTGATTTCCCTCGGATGGTCACGTTCAAGGAACGCAGAAAATCCAGAAAAGTAGCTATTCCTAAAGAGCTGAAAATTGGGCGGACCTATCAAGATTTCCAAGAGTTACGAGAAACAGATGATTTCTTCAAATGGTTGGAAATGGACACGGTCATCGGCAGACCTGGTGGAAAGCTACTGCTCACCTTCAACGTTTCCTTCTGCAACTTCCTCTTCGCCCTGCTTTTGAACAACAAGACCGCTCTGGAGGTCGCCACTAAATTCGCAGCTTTGAAAGAAAGAGTCATGGACGGAGGGTGTGCGTTCCATCAGCTGTTCCCTGTCATTCTCACAGACAACGGATCTGAGTTCGCCTATGTGGAGGAGCTTGAGCGAGACATTGATGGGAAGTCTCACCTCTACTTCTGCGACCCTAGCCGTCCTGACCAGAAGGGGCGGATTGAGAAGAACCATACGGTTTTGCGAGCCATTCTTCCCAAGGGCACTTCCTTTGACCAGCTGACTCAGAAAGACGTCAATCTAGTCATTTCCCATGTCAATTCCTTGAAACGAGAAGAGTTTCAAGGAAAATCTGCTTACGACATCTTCACCTTCACCTTTGGCGAGGACATCGCTGCTCTTCTGGGTTGCCAATTTGTCAAACCAGAAGACACACACCTATCACCTGATTTATTGAAATAA
- a CDS encoding dihydroorotate dehydrogenase electron transfer subunit, with translation MNPTCKKRLGAIRLETMKVVAQEEIAPAIFELVLEGEMVEAMRAGQFLHLRVPDDAHLLRRPISISSIDKSNKQCRLIYRIEGAGTAIFSTLSQGDTLDVMGPQGNGFDLSDLDEQSQVLLVGGGIGVPPLLEVAKELHARGVKVVTVLGFANKDAVILEKELAQYGQVFVTTDDGSYGIEGNVSVVIKDLDSQFDAVYSCGAPGMMKYINQTFYDHPRAYLSLESRMACGMGACYACVLKVPESETVSQRVCEDGPVFRTGTVVL, from the coding sequence ATGAATCCCACATGTAAGAAACGTTTGGGTGCAATTCGTTTGGAAACCATGAAGGTGGTTGCACAGGAGGAAATCGCGCCAGCAATCTTTGAATTAGTCCTAGAGGGGGAAATGGTTGAAGCCATGCGAGCAGGCCAATTTCTTCATCTGCGTGTGCCTGATGATGCCCATCTCTTGCGCCGTCCTATTTCAATTTCGTCTATTGATAAGTCTAACAAGCAGTGTCGCCTTATTTATCGGATTGAAGGGGCTGGAACCGCTATTTTTTCAACCTTAAGTCAGGGAGACACTCTTGATGTGATGGGTCCTCAGGGGAATGGTTTTGACTTGTCTGACCTTGATGAGCAGAGCCAGGTTCTCCTTGTTGGTGGGGGAATTGGTGTTCCTCCCTTGCTTGAGGTGGCCAAGGAATTGCATGCGCGTGGTGTGAAAGTAGTGACTGTGCTCGGTTTTGCTAACAAGGATGCTGTTATCCTTGAAAAGGAATTAGCCCAATATGGTCAAGTCTTTGTAACGACAGATGATGGTTCATATGGCATTGAAGGAAATGTGTCTGTTGTCATCAAGGATTTAGACAGTCAGTTTGATGCTGTTTACTCATGTGGGGCGCCTGGAATGATGAAGTATATCAATCAAACCTTTTATGACCATCCAAGAGCCTATCTATCTCTAGAATCTCGTATGGCTTGTGGGATGGGGGCTTGCTATGCCTGCGTCCTAAAAGTGCCAGAAAGTGAGACGGTCAGCCAACGCGTTTGTGAAGATGGCCCTGTTTTCCGCACAGGAACAGTTGTATTATAA
- a CDS encoding dihydroorotate dehydrogenase, translated as MALFSAQEQLYYKEKIMTSNRLQVSLPGLDLKNPIIPASGCFGFGQEYAKYYDLDLLGSIMIKATTLEPRFGNPTPRVAETPAGMLNAIGLQNPGLEVVLAEKLPWLEREYPNLPIIANVAGFSKQEYAAVSHGISKAANVKAIELNISCPNVDHCNHGLLIGQDPDLAYDVVKAAVEASDVPVYVKLTPSVTDIVTVAKAAEDAGASGLTMINTLVGMRFNLKTRKPILANGTGGMSGPAVFPVALKLIRQVAQTTDLPIIGMGGVDSAEAALEMYLAGASAIGVGTANFTNPYACPDIIENLPNVMDKYGISSLENFRKEVKESLM; from the coding sequence ATGGCCCTGTTTTCCGCACAGGAACAGTTGTATTATAAGGAGAAAATCATGACTTCAAATCGTTTACAAGTTTCTCTACCTGGTTTGGATTTGAAAAATCCGATTATTCCAGCATCAGGCTGTTTTGGTTTTGGTCAAGAGTATGCCAAGTACTATGATTTAGACCTTTTAGGTTCTATTATGATCAAGGCGACAACCCTTGAACCACGCTTTGGCAATCCAACTCCAAGGGTGGCAGAAACACCTGCTGGCATGCTCAATGCAATCGGTTTGCAAAATCCTGGTTTGGAAGTTGTTTTGGCTGAAAAGCTACCGTGGCTGGAAAGAGAATATCCAAATCTTCCCATTATCGCCAATGTAGCTGGTTTTTCAAAACAAGAGTATGCGGCTGTTTCTCATGGTATTTCCAAGGCAGCTAATGTGAAGGCTATTGAGCTCAATATTTCTTGCCCCAATGTTGACCACTGTAATCACGGACTTTTGATTGGTCAAGATCCAGATTTGGCTTATGATGTGGTGAAAGCAGCTGTGGAAGCCTCTGATGTGCCAGTTTATGTCAAATTAACCCCTAGTGTGACCGATATCGTCACTGTCGCAAAAGCTGCAGAAGATGCGGGAGCAAGTGGCTTAACCATGATTAATACCCTTGTCGGTATGCGCTTTAACCTCAAAACCAGAAAACCAATCTTGGCTAATGGAACAGGTGGGATGTCTGGTCCAGCAGTTTTTCCAGTAGCCCTCAAACTCATCCGCCAAGTCGCCCAAACTACAGACCTGCCTATCATTGGAATGGGGGGAGTGGATTCGGCAGAAGCTGCCCTAGAAATGTATCTGGCTGGAGCATCGGCTATTGGAGTTGGAACAGCCAACTTTACCAATCCATATGCCTGTCCTGATATCATCGAAAATTTACCAAATGTTATGGATAAATATGGTATCAGCAGTCTAGAAAATTTCCGCAAGGAAGTAAAAGAGTCTCTGATGTAA
- a CDS encoding glucosaminidase domain-containing protein — MKKLRFIFLALLFFLARPESAMASDGTWQGKQYLKADGSQAANEWVFDAHYQSWFYIKEDANYAENEWLKQGDDYFYLKSGGYMAKSEWIEDKGVLYYLDQDGKMKRNAWLGASYVGATGAKVIEDWVYDSQYDAWFYIKADGQHAEKEWLQIKGKDYYFKSGGYLLTSQWIEQAYVNASGAKVQQGWLFDKQYQSWFYIKENGNHADKEWIFENGHYYYLKSGGYMAANEWILDKESWFYLKSDGKMAEKEWVYDSHSQAWYYFKSGGYMAKNETIDGHQLGSDGKWLGEKATNENAAYYQVVPVTANVYNADGEKLSYISQGSVVWLDKDRKSDDKRLAITVSGLSGYMKTEDLQALDASKDFIPYYESDGHRFYHYVAQNASIPVAAHLSDMEVGKKYYSADGLHFDGFNLENPFLFKDLTEATNYSAEDLDKVFSLLNIDNSLLENKGATFKEAEEHYHINALYLLAHSALESDWGRSKIAKDKNNFFGITAYDTTPYLSAKTFDDVDKGILGATKWIKENYIDRGRTFLGNKASGMNVEYASDPYWGEKIASVMMKINEKLGGKD; from the coding sequence ATGAAGAAATTGAGATTTATTTTTTTAGCTCTCCTATTTTTCTTAGCCAGACCAGAGAGTGCAATGGCTAGTGATGGTACTTGGCAAGGAAAACAATACCTGAAAGCAGATGGGAGTCAAGCAGCTAATGAGTGGGTTTTTGATGCTCACTATCAATCTTGGTTTTATATAAAAGAAGATGCCAACTATGCTGAGAATGAATGGCTAAAGCAAGGTGACGACTATTTTTACCTCAAATCTGGTGGCTATATGGCCAAGTCAGAATGGATAGAAGACAAGGGAGTCCTCTATTATCTTGACCAAGATGGAAAGATGAAAAGAAATGCTTGGCTAGGAGCTTCCTATGTCGGTGCTACAGGTGCCAAGGTAATAGAAGATTGGGTATATGATTCTCAATATGATGCTTGGTTTTATATCAAAGCAGATGGACAACACGCAGAGAAAGAATGGCTACAAATTAAGGGCAAGGACTATTATTTCAAATCTGGTGGTTATTTACTGACAAGTCAGTGGATTGAGCAGGCTTATGTGAATGCTAGTGGAGCTAAAGTACAACAAGGTTGGCTTTTTGATAAACAATACCAATCTTGGTTTTATATCAAAGAAAATGGAAATCATGCTGATAAAGAATGGATTTTCGAAAATGGTCACTATTATTATCTAAAATCTGGTGGCTATATGGCGGCCAATGAATGGATTTTGGATAAGGAATCATGGTTTTATCTCAAATCTGATGGCAAAATGGCTGAGAAAGAATGGGTATATGATTCTCATAGTCAAGCCTGGTACTACTTCAAATCTGGTGGTTACATGGCAAAAAACGAGACTATTGATGGTCATCAGCTAGGAAGCGATGGAAAGTGGCTTGGAGAAAAAGCTACAAATGAAAATGCTGCTTATTATCAAGTAGTGCCTGTCACAGCAAATGTCTACAATGCAGATGGTGAAAAGCTCTCCTATATATCGCAAGGTAGTGTTGTTTGGCTAGATAAGGATAGAAAAAGTGATGACAAGCGCTTGGCTATTACTGTTTCTGGTTTGTCAGGCTATATGAAAACAGAAGATTTACAAGCACTAGATGCCAGCAAGGATTTTATCCCTTATTATGAGAGTGATGGACATCGTTTTTATCACTATGTGGCTCAGAATGCTAGTATCCCAGTAGCTGCTCATCTTTCTGATATGGAAGTAGGCAAGAAATATTATTCGGCAGATGGGCTGCATTTTGATGGTTTTAACCTTGAAAATCCCTTCCTTTTCAAAGATTTGACAGAGGCTACAAACTATAGTGCTGAAGACTTGGATAAGGTATTTAGTCTGTTAAATATTGACAATAGCCTCCTGGAAAATAAGGGAGCTACCTTTAAGGAAGCCGAAGAACATTACCATATCAATGCCCTCTATCTCCTTGCTCATAGTGCCTTAGAAAGCGACTGGGGACGTAGCAAGATTGCCAAAGATAAGAATAATTTCTTTGGAATTACAGCCTATGATACGACTCCTTACCTTTCTGCCAAGACATTTGATGATGTGGATAAGGGAATTTTAGGTGCAACCAAGTGGATTAAGGAAAATTATATCGATAGGGGCAGAACTTTCCTTGGAAACAAGGCGTCTGGTATGAATGTGGAATATGCCTCAGACCCTTATTGGGGCGAAAAAATTGCTAGTGTGATGATGAAAATCAATGAGAAACTAGGTGGCAAAGATTAG
- the pavA gene encoding Rqc2 family fibronectin-binding protein PavA — MSFDGFFLHHMVEELRRELVNGRIQKINQPFEQELVLQIRSNRQSHRLLLSAHPVFGRIQLTQTTFENPAQPSTFIMVLRKYLQGALIESIEQVENDRIVEMTVSNKNEIGDHIQATLIIEIMGKHSNILLVDKSSHKILEVIKHVGFSQNSYRTLLPGSTYIAPPSTESLNPFTIKDEKLFEILQTQETTAKNLQSLFQGLGRDTANELENILVSDKLSTFRNFFNQETKPCLTETSFSPVPFANQVGEPFASLSNLLDTYYKDKAERDRVKQQASELIRRVENELQKNRHKLKKQEKELLATDNAEEFRQKGELLTTFLHQVPNDQDQVILDNYYTNLPITIALNKALTPNQNAQRYFKRYQKLKEAVKYLTDLIEETKVTILYLESVETVLNQAGLEEIAEIREELIQTGFIRRRQREKIQKRKKPEQYLASDGKTIIYVGRNNLQNEELTFKMARKEELWFHAKDIPGSHVVISGNLDPSDEVKTDAAELAAYFSQGRLSNLVQVDMIEVKKLNKPTGGKPGFVTYTGQKTLRVTPDPKKISSMKKS, encoded by the coding sequence ATGTCATTTGACGGATTTTTTTTACACCACATGGTTGAGGAATTGCGCAGAGAGTTAGTGAATGGACGCATTCAGAAAATCAATCAGCCTTTTGAACAAGAGTTGGTCTTGCAAATCCGCAGCAATCGCCAAAGCCATCGCCTGCTCCTTTCTGCCCATCCTGTTTTTGGACGCATTCAGCTGACCCAAACAACTTTTGAAAACCCAGCCCAGCCTTCTACCTTTATCATGGTTTTAAGAAAGTATTTGCAGGGTGCCTTAATTGAGTCTATTGAGCAAGTTGAAAATGACCGTATTGTGGAAATGACAGTTTCCAATAAAAACGAGATTGGAGACCATATTCAGGCTACCTTGATTATCGAAATCATGGGCAAACACAGTAATATTCTACTGGTTGATAAAAGCAGTCATAAAATCCTCGAAGTTATCAAACATGTTGGCTTTTCACAAAATAGCTACCGTACCTTGCTTCCTGGATCGACCTATATCGCTCCGCCAAGCACGGAATCACTCAATCCTTTCACCATCAAGGATGAAAAGCTCTTTGAAATCCTGCAAACACAGGAAACGACAGCTAAAAACCTTCAAAGCCTCTTTCAAGGTCTGGGACGTGATACGGCAAATGAATTGGAAAACATTCTGGTTAGTGATAAACTATCTACTTTCCGAAACTTTTTCAATCAAGAAACCAAACCATGCTTGACTGAGACTTCCTTCAGCCCAGTTCCTTTTGCAAATCAGGTGGGAGAGCCTTTTGCCAGTCTTTCTAATTTGTTGGACACCTACTATAAGGATAAGGCTGAGCGCGACCGCGTCAAACAGCAAGCCAGTGAACTGATTCGTCGTGTTGAAAATGAACTTCAGAAAAACCGCCACAAACTCAAAAAACAGGAAAAAGAATTACTAGCGACAGACAATGCTGAAGAATTTCGCCAAAAAGGGGAATTGCTAACAACCTTCCTCCATCAAGTGCCTAATGACCAAGATCAGGTTATCCTAGACAACTACTATACCAACCTACCTATCACGATTGCGCTTAATAAGGCCTTGACTCCCAACCAAAATGCCCAACGCTATTTTAAACGGTATCAGAAACTCAAAGAAGCTGTCAAATACTTGACTGATCTGATTGAGGAAACCAAGGTAACCATTCTCTATCTGGAAAGTGTGGAAACTGTTCTCAACCAAGCTGGACTGGAAGAAATCGCTGAAATTCGTGAAGAATTGATCCAAACAGGTTTTATCCGTAGAAGACAACGGGAGAAAATCCAGAAACGCAAAAAACCAGAACAATATCTAGCAAGCGATGGCAAAACTATCATCTATGTCGGCCGCAATAATCTACAAAATGAGGAGCTAACCTTTAAAATGGCCCGCAAGGAGGAACTTTGGTTCCATGCCAAGGATATTCCTGGAAGCCATGTTGTCATCTCAGGCAATCTTGACCCATCTGATGAAGTCAAGACAGACGCAGCAGAGTTGGCTGCCTACTTCTCTCAAGGTCGCCTGTCAAATCTGGTTCAGGTAGATATGATTGAAGTCAAGAAACTCAACAAACCAACTGGTGGAAAACCTGGTTTTGTAACCTACACAGGACAAAAGACCCTCCGAGTTACACCAGACCCCAAAAAAATCTCATCCATGAAAAAATCCTGA
- the ybeY gene encoding rRNA maturation RNase YbeY, translating to MYIEMVDETGQVSKEMLQQTQEILEFAAQKLGKEDKEMAVTFVTNERSHELNLEYRDTDRPTDVISLEYKPELEIAFDEEDLLENPELAEMMSEFDAYIGELFISIDKAHEQAEEYGHSFEREMGFLAVHGFLHINGYDHYTPEEEAEMFGLQEEILTAYGLTRQ from the coding sequence ATGTATATTGAAATGGTAGATGAAACTGGTCAAGTTTCAAAAGAAATGTTGCAACAAACCCAAGAAATTTTGGAATTTGCAGCCCAAAAATTAGGAAAAGAAGACAAGGAGATGGCAGTCACCTTTGTGACCAACGAGCGTAGTCATGAACTCAATCTGGAGTACCGTGACACAGACCGTCCGACAGATGTTATCAGCCTTGAGTATAAGCCAGAGTTGGAAATTGCCTTTGACGAAGAGGATTTGCTTGAAAATCCAGAATTGGCAGAGATGATGTCTGAGTTTGATGCCTATATTGGGGAACTTTTCATCTCTATAGATAAGGCTCATGAGCAGGCTGAGGAATATGGTCACAGCTTTGAGCGTGAGATGGGCTTCTTGGCAGTACACGGCTTTTTACATATCAATGGCTATGATCACTACACTCCAGAAGAAGAAGCGGAGATGTTCGGTTTACAAGAAGAAATTTTGACAGCCTATGGACTCACAAGACAATAA
- a CDS encoding diacylglycerol kinase family protein, producing MDSQDNKRKWKNRDLISSLEFALTGIFTAIKEERNMRKHAVTALVVILAGLVFQVSRIEWLFLLLSIFLVVAFEIINSSIENVVDLASHYHFSMLAKNAKDMAAGAVLVVSLFAALTGALIFLPRIWDLLF from the coding sequence ATGGACTCACAAGACAATAAACGAAAATGGAAAAATCGTGACCTGATATCTAGTTTAGAATTTGCTCTCACAGGAATTTTTACTGCAATCAAGGAAGAACGCAATATGCGAAAACATGCAGTGACGGCTCTTGTAGTCATTCTTGCAGGTTTAGTTTTTCAGGTGTCACGAATCGAATGGCTCTTTCTCCTATTGAGCATTTTCTTGGTAGTAGCCTTTGAGATTATCAACTCTTCTATTGAAAATGTGGTGGATTTGGCCAGTCACTATCACTTTTCTATGCTGGCTAAAAATGCCAAGGATATGGCGGCTGGCGCGGTATTAGTGGTCTCTCTTTTCGCAGCCTTAACAGGCGCATTGATTTTTCTCCCACGAATCTGGGATTTATTATTTTAA
- the era gene encoding GTPase Era, whose product MTFKSGFVAILGRPNVGKSTFLNHVMGQKIAIMSDKAQTTRNKIMGIYTTDKEQIVFIDTPGIHKPKTALGDFMVESAYSTLREVDTVLFMVPADEARGKGDDMIIERLKAAKVPVILVVNKIDKVHPDQLLSQIDDFRNQMDFKEIVPISALQGNNVSRLVDILSENLDEGFQYFPADQITDHPERFLVSEMIREKVLHLTREEIPHSVAVVVDSMKRDEETDKVHIRATIMVERDSQKGIIIGKGGAMLKKIGSMARRDIELMLGDKVFLETWVKVKKNWRDKKLDLADFGYNEKEY is encoded by the coding sequence ATGACTTTTAAATCAGGCTTTGTAGCCATTTTAGGACGTCCCAACGTTGGGAAGTCAACCTTTTTAAATCACGTCATGGGGCAAAAGATTGCCATTATGAGTGACAAGGCGCAGACAACGCGCAACAAAATTATGGGAATTTACACGACTGATAAGGAGCAAATCGTCTTTATTGATACGCCAGGGATTCACAAGCCTAAAACGGCCCTTGGAGATTTCATGGTTGAATCCGCCTACAGCACCCTTCGCGAAGTGGATACCGTTCTTTTTATGGTGCCTGCTGATGAAGCGCGTGGCAAAGGGGACGATATGATTATCGAACGCCTCAAGGCTGCCAAGGTTCCAGTGATTTTGGTGGTGAATAAGATTGATAAGGTTCACCCAGACCAGCTTTTGTCTCAGATTGATGATTTCCGTAATCAAATGGACTTTAAGGAAATCGTTCCAATCTCAGCCCTTCAGGGGAATAACGTGTCTCGTCTAGTGGATATTTTGAGTGAAAATCTGGACGAAGGATTCCAGTATTTCCCAGCTGATCAAATCACAGACCATCCAGAGCGCTTCTTAGTATCAGAAATGATTCGTGAGAAAGTCTTACACCTAACTCGTGAAGAGATTCCGCATTCTGTCGCAGTAGTTGTTGACTCTATGAAACGAGATGAAGAGACAGACAAGGTTCATATTCGAGCAACTATCATGGTCGAGCGCGATAGTCAGAAAGGGATTATCATCGGTAAAGGTGGTGCTATGCTTAAGAAAATCGGTAGCATGGCCCGTCGTGATATCGAACTTATGCTAGGGGACAAGGTCTTCCTAGAAACCTGGGTCAAGGTCAAGAAAAACTGGCGCGATAAAAAGCTAGATTTAGCTGACTTTGGCTATAATGAAAAAGAATACTAA
- the mutM gene encoding DNA-formamidopyrimidine glycosylase, which translates to MPELPEVETVRRGLEKLILGKKISSIEIRYPKMIKTDLDEFRKEVPGQIVESMGRRGKYLLFYLTDKVLISHLRMEGKYFYYPDQVPERKHAHVFFQFEDGGTLVYEDVRKFGTMELLAPDLLDAYFISKKLGPEPREQDFDLQAFQTALAKSKKPIKSHLLDQTLVAGLGNIYVDEVLWRAQVYPARPSQTLTAEEMTAIRDQTIAVLGQAVEKGGSTIRTYTNAFGEDGTMQDFHQVYDKTGKECSRCGTLIEKIQLGGRGTHFCPNCQRRG; encoded by the coding sequence ATGCCTGAATTACCTGAGGTTGAAACCGTTCGTCGTGGCTTAGAAAAATTGATTTTGGGTAAGAAGATTTCGAGTATAGAAATTCGCTATCCCAAGATGATTAAGACGGATTTGGACGAGTTTCGAAAGGAAGTGCCTGGTCAGATTGTTGAGTCAATGGGACGTCGTGGCAAATATTTGCTTTTTTACCTGACAGATAAGGTCTTGATTTCCCATTTGCGGATGGAGGGCAAGTATTTTTACTATCCAGACCAGGTTCCTGAACGCAAGCACGCCCATGTTTTCTTCCAGTTTGAGGACGGTGGAACGCTTGTTTATGAGGATGTACGCAAGTTTGGTACTATGGAACTCTTGGCGCCTGATCTTTTGGATGCCTACTTTATTTCTAAAAAACTAGGTCCTGAGCCAAGAGAGCAGGACTTTGATTTGCAGGCCTTTCAAACTGCCCTTGCCAAGTCCAAAAAGCCTATCAAATCCCATCTCCTAGACCAGACCTTGGTAGCTGGACTTGGCAATATCTATGTGGATGAGGTTCTCTGGCGAGCTCAGGTTTATCCAGCTAGACCTTCCCAGACTTTGACAGCAGAAGAAATGACTGCCATTCGTGACCAGACCATTGCTGTTTTGGGACAGGCTGTTGAAAAAGGTGGCTCGACCATTCGGACTTATACCAATGCCTTTGGGGAAGATGGAACCATGCAGGATTTTCATCAGGTCTATGATAAGACTGGTAAAGAGTGTTCACGCTGTGGCACTCTGATTGAAAAAATCCAACTAGGCGGACGAGGTACCCACTTTTGTCCAAACTGTCAAAGGAGGGGCTAA